Proteins found in one Ammospiza nelsoni isolate bAmmNel1 chromosome 15, bAmmNel1.pri, whole genome shotgun sequence genomic segment:
- the ARL13A gene encoding ADP-ribosylation factor-like protein 13A, translated as MFHLFSHCWSWLQAVQEPVRKVTLLVMGLDNAGKTSVIADMERALPGEALPGAQPGQSRLRLDRFEVTLRDLPGAQRSRGAWRSHYSEAHGLLFVLDSADLARMEEARKVLGRVLSHPDASGKPLLLLANKQDAPAALLPCELIERLCLERLVNEHRSPCRIEPCVAKRVPPAGPARTTLQGLRWLLRAAAAAPAPPDAAPVPPAAPRAARGRPPARR; from the exons GAAGGTGACACTCCTCGTCATGGGGCTGGACAATGCGGGGAAAACCTCCGTCATCGCGGACATGGAGAGAG CGCTGCCCGGGGAGGCGCTGCCCGGGGCGCAGCCCGGCCAGAGCCGCCTGCGGCTGGACAGGTTCGAGGTGACGCTGCGGGACCTGCCCGGGGCTCAGCGCTCCCGCGGCGCCTGGCGCAGCCACTACAGCGAGGCGCACGGGCTGCTCTTCGTGCTGGACTCCGCTGACCTGGCGCGGATGGAGGAGGCCCGCAAGGTGCTGGGCCGCGTCCTGAGCCACCCCGATGCGTCCGGGAAGCCGCTCTTGCT GCTGGCCAACAAGCAGGACGCGCCGGCCGCGCTGCTGCCCTGCGAGCTGATCGAGCGCCTGTGCCTGGAGCGCCTGGTCAACGAGCACCGCTCTCCGTGCCGCATC GAGCCGTGCGTCGCCAAGCGGGTCCCgcccgccggcccggcccgcacCACGCTGCAGGGGCTGCGCTGGCTgctccgcgccgccgccgccgccccggccccgccggacGCCGCCCCGGTGCCTCCCGCCGCCCCTCGGGCCGCCCgcggccgcccgcccgcccgcagGTGA